The following DNA comes from Populus trichocarpa isolate Nisqually-1 chromosome 19, P.trichocarpa_v4.1, whole genome shotgun sequence.
ACTGTTGAACATGCATAACACTTTGCTGGAAGGTTTTCATCTCATCTCCACCGTTCAGCATGTGTAATAAAACCATACGTATGACATATCCAAAATTCAGATTGATCCAATGGTAGAAAAGGGATAAATCGGCCGGCGGCTCTGACTGTTCCGAGAGTGGTTTGTCCAGAAATCTTCAAACGGTAAGATTTCTCTAGTGGATTCAAATATAAACGATCGCTCTAGTCAGGATGTGGGAACTATAAGGACACACAACATACCCAAAATTCGTGTTGATCCAACGATAGAAGAATGAGAAATCAGCCGGCGACGCTGACAGGTCTGAGGGGGGGTTTCCAGAAACCTTCAAACAATTAGATTTCTCAAACGGCGACAGATATGGATGATCCCTCGGTCAGAATGAAGACAATGATGAGGTGCACAACATACCCAAATCTTGGCCTCATCCAATGGTGGATGCCGGTGATATGGCTATCGAGCACCACCCCTCCGTATCTTTTCTCTCTAGCCTCTCTCTAACTACACCTAAGTGGATCTTctttaagaaaatttaataatacCTTTCCTATGTGCTATATATATTACTTTCTGAATTCAAGGCGccgttaatttattttttatttttatttcagataTCCTATTTTAAATAGCTCATGACTAatttcagcataaaaaaatattattgatatttataatattattaaatgttaataaaatactataagttataatttatcatataaaagGAATcgtctataatttattttcaatttcaaattaatataggttgtgaaaaataaaatttaagtaaCTTTTTTTATCAATACATGAATAGCAGTTTATAATCAgattaaagatttatataatttaataaacaaaaaatgacaGATTAATTTACAATTGATGGTCCTGGAGTAGAATCTGATCATGGCTGATCAAAATCTTTGATGGGAACTCTACAAACAGTTTGATCTTTGTCATCTATAACCACAACAACCTCAGTAGGGACCCCAACAACTTAAGTACATGACGGTCCTTAGTGACTCCTCTGATTGCTTTGCCTTCTGATTTTCTCTTACTTTACTTGAAACCACGTTAGAAGTCGGAGAAGACAGCTTCTTGGCCTTagacattgacctaactttgtTCTTGGCATGATGGTGTAATAATCTAATTGTGTAGTTCCATCTGCAAAACCCTTGATCTTTCATTGCCTCCACAGCTGCAATACCAAAGGCTACCATCCAAGCTTTGCTTGTtgaactcattttttttctattttcttctctgTACTAGAACAGAAGGATGGAGGCTCTTTTAGTTCAGGAAGACGAGGTATAATCTATCGAGCTTTTGTGCTTGATGGTGAAAATGGTAAGCAGGGGTTTGCTTATATAGACAGTACAGAAGGGGCCAGAAGCTTTGGGAGAAAACTAGAGCCTACAAGATCAGGATGTTAGCTGCTGGTTTAGGCAAAGTGGAAGCCAAAGAGatgttttcttgtgttttttattagtgGGGTCGTGTTAGGATAAGATTTTCATTAATGTCAAAAACTACAAGTCGGAGCTAGAAAATGGTATCTCAagcacacttttttttaaatcatgaaaaGGCTAGCGTGTGAGTTGTTGCTGATGAGCACCACACGGTTTTCCTATGTAAAAATCccattattttctttgaatagtCGATTACCATGCGTTCATTGCATGTGTCACCAGAACCAAGGTCTCAACTCTCAACAATGGGGGCAGATTTTACTACATTTATTGTTTGATTATggaacagtttttttaaaatgttttttatttaaaaatatattaaaataatatttttttaaaaaaaaattaatatcaacatattaaaacaatttaaaaatataaaattttaatttgaagtaaagaaaaaataaaactttttaattttttaaatacttttaaaacacaaaaacaaaaagatttttattggTTAGAAAATAGCAATttacccttttatttttgtttctatctAAATTACTCCAAACTttattgatattgattttgaattcattCTATGGAATTTGGTAAGTGTTaaaagttaatattaaattatttttaagagtttgattataaatttaattttttaatatatatatatatattagaatatttttaattaaatagtgAAAATTTAAATCTCTCAAGAAAATTGGTCGGAataagtttcaagtccaaattctttattttaaattaataatttatcacaatttttatttaagattttttattttttttttaactgtcttCTTGTTAAATTTCATTGATAACCCCAAacgtttaaatttaataatttactgAACTGCAACTCTAATGGTGAATATTGAAAGGAAATAAAGTTATGAGTAGTCTGTTGATGTGAGATTTGCGTTGGAAAAAAATGAGTTTAGATGGCTTGAAAACGCAAAAAGACGTTGATGATCAAAATACACAAGTTAAATTTTGGCGAAAACCTATCAAGTTCtctatgtaatttatttttcaaaaaaatcacattatcaccataacaaaaatagattttaatagaatttatcaaaaaagagccttattaaataaatgttatgatagaatatatatattccacTGTATGATATCATGATTTCCTCCATCATTGTAAACCTTTCAAAGCTCTTCCATTATATATAGGttcaaaatttacaatttttatatGAACTGGCAGCGTTAAAAACATTTTCCCCCATCATTAGCAATTTATTCAACAACAATCGATTGAAATACAATTGCTGCTGATGATAAATTAAGCTGGTCGAGATAATCATAATCGTTGATGGGTTCCAGACCCAGAAGCAGTTGGCCTTGTGATCTCTGTTCAGACAAGTGTCCCTTGGAGCTCTTTGGTTGCCTCTTTGTGGTCACCAATCCATGAATATAGTTCCTCTGCTAGTAGTTCAGTAATCAACTAGTAAGGACCCCAACAACTTAAGTACATGACTTTCCTCAGTGACTCCTCTGATTGCTTTGCTTTCTGATTTTCTCTTACTTTACGAGAAATCACAGTAGAAGCTGGAGAAGAGAGCTTCTTGGTCTGAGAGATTGACTTCACTTGGTTCTTGGCATGATGGTGTAGTGATCTTATTGTGTAGTTCCATCTACAGAACCCTTGATCTTTCAAGGCCTCCACAGCTGCCATACTAGCGGCTACAGCCCAAGCTCTGCTTGCCGAACTCATTTTtctactttctttctttgtttgtacTAGtagaacaacaacaaaaatggagaaatttttagttgaaaaagaTGAGAAGTAATTGAGAATTCGTGTTTGATGGTTCAAATGGTATACTGGGATTTGCTTATATAGAGTCTAAGGGGCCGTAAGCTTGAAGGAAACCAGAAACTAGGTACAGGCTGCAGCTGGTGGTTTTGGCTTGAGAAAGCCAATGGTATTATTTTAAGGACCCCTCACTTGATGGCATAAATCACTAAGCAGACagtgacaataaataaataaataaataaaaattgggagtttttaatacattttagcATGTTCGATCATGACAAAGCATGGATGTGACTTGTACTAGGAGGATGTTTTGCGTTGAATTGTAGTTTtgtagatttttaaatttttgaaattattatgttaatattaaaaataaatttcaagaaatataaagatattattttaatatatttttaaataaaaaattttaaaaacaacctcACCACTAATGGCCACTCAATTTTgctttataaaaatccaaattgaGCCTAACTATTGGAGGCAAATCCATGTTCAAGAGCGAGGCTAGAAGGATAGAATTTTAACTTCTTTCTAGGTGTCTACTCAAAACCAGAAAAAGGACACGAGGGCATCCtcaagattttaatataaaggTAGATGCTGTGTATATAGGTATTTAACCTTACTCGGGGTGTACGCGGCTAacaaatgagatttttatttttttcagtcaatttaggttgatttatattaaataaaaaaaaataaaaaaataggataagtatacatataaactatataaatatataaaaaaaaaatttcttaactttttgatGTGGTATGACTATCAcatgaaaatgttaaaaaacatttcttgtattttatgactatatatatagaacatTTCATATAGatgtaaattttatatataaacatttcatattttttatgattatatatatagctaTCACACATAGAAAAGTTAATGAacatttcatataaatataaactttATGTATAACTAGTTATCGTGCATGGAAATATTAAGAAACAATTAATGGGATTTAGGTTATAAATATAGCTCTTTCAtatgaaaaagttaaaaatattttatgaggaTGTaagttatagaaaaaaaaaatataagaccaAGTAATCACaaattaactttatattttttgggttttatttaaaaaaaatgtaaaaaaagagagctcgggtctcacccgggttaAGCCAGGTTACCTTAGTTTTGAGTTGATCCGGCGGATCACTTGGGTTTTACCAGGCTAATTACAAGCTCGGGTTTATATCATTTAAAACCCCGCTAAGGCCCTGGATAGCCGGGTCCTAGGTCAACCTGTCAGGTCAGGTTTTATATCTATGGCTATGtcctgaaaatgaaaaggaagaagaaaaaagaaaaaaagaagatgaatacATTTGAGTGCTTTATCTATtggatattatcaaattaagTCTTACCATAGAaagtttcttttaaaattataaccaagaacttatttgttttaagaaatgTCATTTTAAGCATAAATTTTAATGGTGTGAATTGATCGGGTTATATTTGATAAAGAGTTCCAATTGagaaatttttatcaaattagtCATTATTAAAATGGTGAAGggtaaattagttttttatatatattttttgctcaataaaataactagagagcccttaaagaaaaaaaattattgagttggCGTCAAGGACTTATAATatgtctttttacttttttagacatagtaaaatgaataataaaccCTTACAAGCAAAAATTCTTTAACTAATGCCAATGAgcttttatgtgtttttatccttttttttttttttgttataatcaatttaaattatgatagatttgatcttttaaaatatataaacatttttaaaaaaattggtgatGCATGCATTACACGCGTCAACGCATAGATCGTTCTCGTGTTGTGTTGGGTTATGCATGCTGCAGTGTTTGGCGGTTAAATGGTGACTTCTAAGGGTAGCAGTCAAATCATCTCTACAGCCCCTCCATCCCTGGGCAGTGCATGTAACCAATGAACTTTTGATTTGACGCCaatgatccttttttttctttctctcctcctCGATTTCACATTGACCCTTTAAGTTTTCAAATCAactccttaatttatttttctttcatatttagttcgtgttcttttgattactatttattttatttaaaataatttatataattgaaatttgtttttcaattgcattctcttttaatttttttcataggtTAGATTTGGTCTTATTATTtagattgctatttgttttatttaaaatgatctgtaaaattgattttttttactattttatccccatgttattttttcatgttagatttgatccttattttttattgctattttttctactttgacaaattttctaaattgatattttttttatttcatctttcaacattaaattggttggaaattaagTTTCTATATTGACCTTGAGTTTAGGATTTTATAGGTTGCGAACTTGGCGGATTAACCTAAATTTAAGAGATTCGCACATGTTTGcttttattaaactcatttttcttatttgctttctatagaaatttttattagttttaaaaataattcaggtTATCTTGAGTctctttatttgttatttgttttgttagatttagattttattgagagaaattatgtttttttattaaattaaataaattgattaaatataagtatgGAATGCTTACTTCAtggtttttcattgattttctttctaagtTATTGCTCTTATTGCACGTGCAGCCTCTTTCATTGTCGTCATCAACCTTTCACGGTGGCATTAGAACTGTCTCGGTAAGCTTTTTTTGGTGGTAAGATGATGTTCATGGAAGAGCAACGGTGAGTCTATCAggctattctttttttttttttttattccaagtaTTATAttgacaacttatttttttatagctagctaattatttttattttttgttttattttttgttgatattttttaaaattatattattaaattaaccgagtTTTTTAACCCAATCAAATTAATGACTCGagtctcagtttttttttaatttatttattattattatattttttattcatattatttaaattaatcaaacttattagatagaataaaaacaatacaataaacctaatctcaattttattttttaatatttataacacttgcattatcttattgaaaaaaatattaaggcgGCACGGGCCGCCCGTTTATGTCCTGAACATTATCTATCTTTCAAAAAGCATTTGAAATTGaagattaaaaaactcaaaactttaaattaatctttaatttgttaaagTTCGACTTGAATGATGATTGGAGATGAAGTCATGTTTGGGATATTGCGGGCACGATCGAATACGCAAATTAACGGCAGCTATACTAAGTTTTGGTGAAATCtttatcaagttttttatgcaaattattttccaaaaatcattttatttttcaataaacaaacaGAACATAAACACAGTCTGAAATGCCGCCGCCTCCAATTGACGAATTGAAAAGCTAGTCCCatctaccctttttttttttaaaaaaaaaaaacaccttgatTGATAAAATTGTTAGATATATGTATCAGAATTGCATAAACTACTAATTAATCGAGTTTTATCATGAAACTATATTGTATAAAGGTTGGATTGGTTACtaaatttctccttttttttcatatatatgaaCGAGAAAGAGTTGACTAGATAATTATACTGCACTCTATAATATTACTTTGATCATAGTAAGGCTCTTACATTACAGGTTGATTATGTACAAAATTCAGCAAAAAAAGTACAATTTACATCAACATgcagaaattaagaaaattttcTCCCATCATCTAGCAATTCATTAAACTACAATATtccatttaaaaacaattgctaGAGCAGAATCTGATTGTTGATAAGCAGTCGATCTTGCCTTCGAAACTCTTTGATTGCCTCTTTGCTGTCACCATTCCATGACCATAGTTCCTCTGCTAGCTAGTAGTTTATCAAATAACTAGTAAGGACCCCAGCAACTCAAGTACATGACTCTCCTCAGGGACTCCTCTGCTTGCGTTGCtttctgattttcttttactttactTGAAACCACAGTACTAGAAGTTGGAGAAGACAGCTTCTTGGCCTGAGAGATTGACTTGACTTGGTTCTTGGCATTCTGATGGAACGATCTTGCTGAAATCATCTTTCTTTACCCTTTCTTTGCACtagaacaacaacaaaaaaggacAATTTTTAGTTGAGAAAGATAAGATGTAATATAAGATTTTGTTTGATGGTGCGACCAAGCCTAGGTTTTGCTTATATAGAGAGTAGAGGCCCAAAGGTTTGGAGGAAACCAAAAACTAGCACAAGTTGTCGATGGTGGTTTCGGCTGAAGTGAGAAAGCCAATGGTATTATTTAGTAGACGGGATGAATCTAATACCTAGGAAGGACCATTCTTTCTTGAACGAGGAAGGACCATTTGGCTGCCTAAAAtacagaggaggaggaggaaatcGGGGATCATGACAAAACTAGAATGGGACTTGTTTACGAAAGGTAAAGGCACTCGGTTTTTGTTCATGAGAGGGGATAGAAGGATAAGAATTCTTGGCATTTGTCTGGACGTCTACTCAAAAACAGTATAGGATCACATCATGAACACAATAATTGTGAATCCATCCGTATCAAAAACATCTAAATTCaatacttaaattattaaataaaattaagatataatttatattattttttaatatatatatttaaatgaaagctatttgaacttaaaatttatacaactttatattattttttgcttgatttttatgaaataaatagggatgataagatttgaactcgtgactacttggtcatcaaggctctgataccatgtcaaaaaaccatttcaacccaataatttaaattcttaaatgaGGTCccagaatataatttatattattttttaacaatctaTATATcactaaaaagataaataaataagtaaaatttaaggaaaaaacagTTCTCAAgttttgataattattattaaatctgaatcaagttaattttttttttaaatagatgataattaacttagttaaactaaaaaatatgatcGATCAAATTATCACCCGATTGAATTAGTTTCAAAGTTgacttaatttaaaaagtaaattaaataatatcattttaattaataaaatcaattcgaATTATATAACTTGTTTAATCCAAATCTTAAAATAAGTTATTAGCATATccaatttaataactttagttGCAAGGggttcaaaaaagaaaaaatgactcGCGATGCATAATGTTGATATGGAAACGACGTGGACTGTGATCAGAAAATAtattggttttcttattttacgAAAGATTATGAATAATTACTCCAAATATTTGTTCTAACTTGTGAATTCCTTTTACAGAGCTTTAAACTCCGGCGCTATGCCATGGGTTGTAGCagattttaaggaaaaaaaaattatttagatattagtaatatgttttttaaataaattaaattctaactataaataataatgatatttttatttaatattgaaatagaaaaacatttaatttaccTAGGTTAACATGCATTCACCTATGAAATTTATAgggataatcttgaaaaaaaaaacaaattgaaaattcaatcctaaattaacttaatgttgaaaaataaaatcggtaaaaaaatagcatttaattaaaaaaattaagtcaactCGAATCGGCCAGTCAAACTCACAGCGCAAATCATGTTAGTCATcagattcaataaattttttatcccaaaaattatttttcatttaattatataacaataaagcacatgataattttttttgtataaaaacatTTGTTTTAAGTAACAAAATCATAATAACGCTAGGATAACAAAAGTAGAtcattgataataaataataaaattaaaattatatttttttaggttggggtttaaaaaaatagatcatcgataataaaaaattatttttttaaaagctaaaaagaatttaaataaataaataaataataacattgTTAAACTTGTAACCTACAttctaaacttaattaaatttaataatttttttaatcaaaatataaaataacaaaaaaacaaaaaatttaaaagaagctCAAACACGCAAGTCTTCCAGCCCAGCCTGCCTTGgttgcctttatttttttaatttcttaaaagtttatttttaaacaaagacAACGAactacatttgtttttttcagaatcCGTCAATCAAATGTCactgaaaatgaaaatagaacctattaaaactaatttacaCTCTCTATTGAGAATCCAAGAATCCTCTCTCctttgatatttataaaaaaaaaactaaaaaaaactaaattttaatatcaaaattaaatttagaacCAACAatctataaaacaaaaaaatataaaagacccagataaactttttatataaaattcaaaatcattatttattttaccttttctttttccttttaatccAATCATCTCTTTCGAAAAAGTAAACAGTGCATCTTCAACATTGAAAACCCCACGCGGtttcatttttgttaattaattacatcaTGTTACTCAAGACTTGACTGCAGCCTAACCCCAATATATAAACTTATAGTAGAAAGTGTCGTGTTAGGTTCATCCACTCTGCCACAGTCCAAGTTTCATGAAGGAACACAAGTTTTGACGTTGCAGTAATTAATCCCCATGGGCTAAAAGGAGAGAACAAGACTTTAATCCACTCATGTAATTAGCTTATTGATTCAATTGAGTCTTCATTTTAAATGCCATTTCATTctgaaaaattacaatttacatcACTTGCAAATTGTTGCAGCAATGGAAGGAATTTGCTCCCATCATTCAGCAATTCATTGGGACTACAATAGGTTGAAACATATATTGCTAGAGCATAACATTCAAAAGAAGCTGAATAATCGTTGATGGGTTCCAGCGTCCATCGCCATAAGAAGTCGGCCTTGTCATGTTTCTCCAAATGAGTCTCTCTTGGAAAGACTTCGATTGTCTCTATGCTGCAACCAGTCCATGCATGGCCATAGTTACTTGCTGGTAGTTTACTGCCTAGCTAGTAAGGACCCCAGCAACTTAAGTACATGACCTGCCTCAGTGACTCCTCGGATTGCCTTGCTTTCTGATTTTCTCTTACTTTACTTGCAACCACAGTAGAAACTGGAGAAGAGAGCTTCTTGGGCAGAGAGGATGACTTGCCTTGGTTCTTGGCATGTTGGTATAGTGATCTTATTGTGTAGTTCCATCTGCAAAATCCTTGATCTTTCAAAGCCTCCACAGCTGCAATACTAGTGGCAACAGCCCAAGCTTTGCTTGTTGAACTCATTTCTCTATTTCTTTTGATTGAACTGAACAGCTAGAAGATGGACAACGTTTTGAAAAAGTTGAGATGTAATCGACAATGGAAATTATGTTCGATGGTGTAGATGACAAGCTGGGGATTGCTTATATAGAGAGGAGGGAACTAGGGGACCCGAAAATTGGAGGAAACCGGAAGCCAGGGATAAGCTGTGGCTGGTGGTTTTGGCGTAAGTTAAAGCCAATGGTATTATTTTAGTGCAGTTAGGCTAGGATGGGACTGAATCTTTATGTCTATCAAGGACCACTTGGTGCCATTAAATACAAATGGAGAAAAAATGGGGGATTTCTTTTTCATGCATCTTATCATATTCAATGACGACAAAGCTGGAGTGGGGACTCGTTTTGGTAAGAGGCACGCGGTTTGCTTTATAAAAATCAGAATTGAGCCTCAAGTATTGGAGGCAAATccacttgtttttctttaatagtgGGGCTGGAAGGATAGCATTTTAGCATTTGTCTAGGCATCTACTCAGAAACAGGGAACGTACAGGATTGCTTCCTGAAGACAATAATAAGTGTAGATCCATTGCATGTATCACAAGATacgattttttttccaaaataacaatcgtggcaaaaaaattaattgttatgtATCACAgttgagaacaaaaaaaattaaagaaccaGCACATTATAACTAGCCGTGttacgggaaaaaaaaaaaagatatattggAAATGagctaataaaaacaaaacaattggCAAATTAACAGAGAAGCAAAATTTCTAATGAAATGGTATATTTTCACTTtattacgttttaaaaatacaatatttattaaatattattatttttaaaagagaaaataattatcacgttttaaaataataacatttaataaatatcatgcTTCTGAAGCACGACAAggtaaaatttcaattatataactCAATTGGTTGATCGATTCATAATGATCAGTGAAATTGATCGactaattctaaaaataacaaaaaaaatattaaaactactAAATTTGAGGGGCCTCAActagattttttatatctaaagatTTAATGGTTCACATAGCAACACAGTGACTACTATAGAGAAAACGGCCTTTTAAAACTACTATAAAGAATTTGAGCGTCTAATTAGAAGTTATGGTCCTATTAAGAGTTATTTTGGTCTGACATGATTAGACCTTCTCTTTAAGTTTAGATTTATCTCATTGATTCATAAATACATCTGTTAGGTTGTTCAAGTACTATGCTTGGGCCAAAACTCATTCAGTTATAGTAGACTCACATCTGACTGCTTAGAATCACATATTATCGCAAATCCAACTACATCATTGACATTGAAAAACATAGGACAAGCATTTTGCATACGATAacattttgagattttaattggagTCTATTTTTTAGTCTAcaagttgaataaaaatatatatcttgactcttaaaatatatttggaagaaaaaattcattaaattatagtttttatataaaacaatcgACCAATTCATAcaactaaatttaattagtcAACCACTTGAGCCAGGTGATTGGAGATTCACCTAGTCACTTTTAGAAACAACGATATTTAGTAAATGTCACGTTTTTAAAGTATGATacggtaaaaatatattatttcaccaattttttttcaaatgatattattccgttaaaatttataaaaaaaaactaccaattttaaaaaataaccactaaaaattaaaaaattatgatattccTTTACAACCtttaaaacctttaaaaatatacataaaaaaaagtaatgataaTATTTACACCGTTAGGTAAAgatcaaccttaaaaaaaatacgtaCCGATTATTTATCCAAATAATTTATTCTCTTTCGAGCAGTGGACAGATGATTCCCTTACGTTACGAAACATTATTCACTTCAAAAAAAGTATTTCTTGCGATCTAATTCATCTTTCAGAGATTaaagaaaatgttaattttttgggCCAGTTCAACCATTTTGCAACATTCCCAAGTTTCTTGAAATTTCATAAGTTTTGACATCGAAGAAAATAATCCCTATTCATCttcttttatgcaaaaaaaCGAAAGACATAAAGAACTTCCTTTTG
Coding sequences within:
- the LOC18108624 gene encoding uncharacterized protein LOC18108624, whose protein sequence is MSSASRAWAVAASMAAVEALKDQGFCRWNYTIRSLHHHAKNQVKSISQTKKLSSPASTVISRKVRENQKAKQSEESLRKVMYLSCWGPY
- the LOC18108623 gene encoding uncharacterized protein LOC18108623, yielding MSSTSKAWMVAFGIAAVEAMKDQGFCRWNYTIRLLHHHAKNKVRSMSKAKKLSSPTSNVVSSKVRENQKAKQSEESLRTVMYLSCWGPY
- the LOC18108626 gene encoding uncharacterized protein LOC18108626, producing the protein MSSTSKAWAVATSIAAVEALKDQGFCRWNYTIRSLYQHAKNQGKSSSLPKKLSSPVSTVVASKVRENQKARQSEESLRQVMYLSCWGPY